The Clostridium cylindrosporum DSM 605 genome includes the window TGCAATATTTATTGACTGCTTATAAGAACTTTGCTTTACAGTATTTAATACAAGAATAGATATTATAAATACTGATATCAAAAATATCGTTCCTGAAATAATACTAAGTTTTGATGCTAATTTTAATTTCCCCAATCTTTTCACCTCCATATTTACTACGACTATTACTAACAATTTACCCTTTTTTTCTTACAAAGTATATTTTAATTATATTTGTATTAAATTACTAGTGTTTAATTCATACAAAATGGATAGGTTAAATATAGTTATATTTTATGCTTATTTATTATTTTTTTACAATATTTCTAGTTTTATTACATAAAACTTCTTTTTAAATACTAATTCGTCATATTTCTACAAGTAATAAAAATTTTACTAAAGAAACATTTTCATAATTATAAAAAATAGGATAATAGATTTTAAAAAATCTATTATCCTATAAGTCTACTGTGTGTAATTTTTATCTCTTATCTATATCTTAAACTTAGATATCTTATCTTTAATAGTGTCTGAAAGATTTAGTATCTCATCAAAACTTTCCTTTACATGATTATTTTCTTCTAGAATATCTAAATTTCTTTCAGATATATTAGTAGCTCCTGCTGCACCTTCATTAACTGCAGCTGTTACACCCTCTATTACATTAACCATGCCTTTAATTGAATCTAAAACATTTTCTGAAGCATAACCAAAATCAGATACTATTTTTTCAACTGTAGTCGCATCACTACTATATTTTTCTGTAGCAAGTAGCATTTTATCGTAATCGCCTCTAACATTTTGTTCCATATAATCTAACATGGTTTTCGAACTACCTACAAGATGCTCCACAGATTTAGTTACTTTTTCTGTTATAACTTGTATTTCCTCAACTGTATTTTTTGATGATTCCGCAAGATTTCTTATCTCATTTGCAACAACTGAGAATCCTCTTCCGGCTTCCCCTGCTCTTGCAGCTTCTATTGCTGCATTTAATGCCAAAAGATTTGTTTGTGCGGTTATTTCCATTATAGAATCAGAAAGTACCTTTATTTCATTTACTGCCTCTGATTCCTTTAAGGCTTTCTCAAGTTTTGCCTTAGTACTTATAAATACTTTTTCTCCTTCTTCCTTAGAGACTTTAAAGTCTTCTCTTAAATCAATTGCTCTTCCACTAATTTCTCTTGCAACTTGAACACCTTCTTCTGATCTTTTTGCAACCTCTTCTATTGATTTTTCTATTTCAAGTGATGAACTATTCATCTCCTCAGCTGATGTTGCAGTTTCCTCGATTGTAGCTGATAACTGCTGTGTAGTTGATGATACACTTTCAACATTATCACGAAGTAAATTCATATTGTAGTTAGCATCTGCTACTACACTTTTTAGAGCATCCGCTTCATTAGAAACATCCTCTATTAAGCTTCTTATAGATTCTCTCATTTTTACAACAGAGTTTGCTATAATCCCTATTTCATCTTTTTTATAAAATATATTGTCTGCTACCTTTTGTGTGAAATCTGCATTAGCGATTATCTCAATATAAGAAGATAAATCAACTAAAGGCTTTGACGCTTTCCTCATAAAGAACATCGTAATTAATACTACAAGTAGTGTTATAATTATTGTTGATGTTATTATTTTTTTAAGTAGTGAATAATACTCTGAATAAATATTATCTACTGGAATTGAAGCACAAAAACTCCATTTTGTATCAATCCCTGAGATTATTATTGGCTTATATACATTTAACATTTTAGTATTTGTTACGCTACTATCTATTTCCTTACTAAAAGCTTTTCCCTCATGTATTAATGAGAATATACTACTATCTATGCCTTTATTTACATCTGTAACATTCTTACCAATAAAATCTTTATTAAACCCATGACTAGCTATAATTCCCTTTTCCGATAATGTGTAAGTGTAACCATTAAAGGGTCTTGCATTTTGAGTCACATTCTGCATTGAACTTAGTGAAATATCTGCACCTATAACCCCTTTAAATACCCCATTGTTATCAATAATAGGAAGAACAATAGCAACAATCCATGTTTTCTCACCATCGATATCATACTGAATTGGCTCCATTATAAAAGGCTTCTTTGTTCTTTTTGCTATTTGATAATAATTATTTTGATCTGTACTTTCATAATCCGTTAATGTAGATACCTCAGTTCCTGATTTTGTTTTAGAAACATATGGCACTAATCTACCTGTCTTATCATAACCTGGTTTATTTATGTATTCCTTATCTTTTCCATCAAATGCATTTGGTTCGTAGCATGCATATGCACCTACAAGTGAACTTGAATTTTTTAAATTTGCTTTAATTATTTCTACTACATTTTCTCTTGTTGCCTTACCGTCGATTTGATATAACTCAATTGTATCTCTTATTTGCCTTGTAACATAATTAGAAGATTCCATTTGTGCTTTTATTTCCTTAGAATATCCGCTTGAAACTTCATTGGCAATAATTAATGACTGTTTGTAAGAACTTTGTTTTACAGTATTTAATACCAAAATAGATATTATAAATACTGATATCAAAAATATCGTTCCTGAAATTATACTAAGCTTTGATGCTAATTTTAATTTACCCAATTTTGTCACCTCCATAATTACTAAAACCTAAACCTATATTATCCATTTAAAAATTTTATCAAGTATACCCTTAATTATGTTCAATCAGATTACCAATGTTAAATTGTCTCAAAATTTATAAGTCAAATTTAGTCATATATTGTAGTTATATAATATATTCTAACATATATTATCAATTTTACCATTAATATCGATATTTTCTATGTATATTTATTTAATAAATAATTAACAAAAAAAGACTATAGATTAATAAGTTATTAATCTATAGTCTCAAATAAACTAAGGAATTTATTATTCTCCTAAAATTTCTTTTCTTAGCTTAATACCAGTTGGAGTAGCTGCCATTCCTCCTAGAGCTGTTTCCCTAAGTGTATGTGGAAGAGCTTTTCCTACTTCATACATAGCCTCTACAACCTCATCAAAAGGTACTATACTCTTAACACCTGCGAGTGCTAGGTCAGCTGAAGTTAGTGCATTAACAACACCTGATGAATTTCTTTTAGCACATGGTGCCTCAACAAGTCCCGCAATAGGATCACACACAAGTCCTAAAACATTCTTTATGGCTATACAAGCAGCGTTAAATGACATTTCTGGTGTTCCACCTGCCATCTCAACAATAGCAGCTGCAGACATTGCTGCTGCTGATCCGCACTCTGCTTGGCATCCGCCTTCAGCCCCAGCAACAGTTGCATTTCTAACTATTATTTGACCAATACCTGATGCTGTGAATAAAGCTCTTACCATATCCTCTTCAGATGCCCCTAGAACCTCAGCTGCTGTAATAACAGCTGCTGGAAGTATCCCACATGATCCAGCTGTAGGTGCTGCTACTATCTTACCCATAGCAGCATTAACTTCTGAACATGACAATGCTCTTGCCATTGCTTTATTTATAGTTTCACCGCAAAGTGTTTTCTTAGTTGCATAATCATGTGTTCTCTTAGCGTCTCCTCCAATAAGACCACTTACAGATTTAACTGCTTCGTTTAGCCCCTTATTAGCTGATTCTACCATGATATGTAGATTATTCTTCATTTTTTCGTTTATTTCATCAGTTGTTAGAGAATGTAACTTTGCTTCATACTCTAAAACCAAATCACTTATTTTACAATTTTTTTCTTTAGTCATTTCTAATAACTCTTTACCAGTTGTATACATTAAAATCACCTCGCTTACTTGTTTAGTTCTGAATCTTTATCTATTTTTTCTCCATCTATGTTGGTGATTACCATATTTCCTCCACCAATAGATGATCCTGTTATCGTTTTAGTACTTCCATCATTCATATAGAATACCATCTTAACAGTATTTGGATGTTCATCACCTAAATCAGTTGGAATATATTTAAGTTCTATGCCCTTAGATTCAGCTAACTGAATAGCTGTTCTTAATCTTTCATCATCAGTTTCCATACCAAGTATTCCAGCTGCTAAGGCTCTATCTGTTCCATGCCCCTTATATGTTTCAGCAAATGATCCATGTAGATAAAATTCTACCTTTTTAAAATCTTCGCCTACTACTCCCCTTGCTACTTTTCCAAGTCTTGCTGCCCCTGCAGTATGGGAGCTTGATGGACCGATCATAACTGGTCCTAAAACATCAAAAACACTGTAGTTCTTCATTTTATCCTCCTAATTATTCCCCTAATTATCTTTAACTTTGTACTTGTATTTTACCATTATATCCTGCTTTACTCAATAAAATTATATCTATACATATCGTAAAATTGTATCAATAATCCAATAGCATGCATATTATATATCATATATGCTTTTTATAATTGGAGGTAGTTATGTCAGATATCAAAAATAATAATTCTATTCATTCAGAAAAAAATAGAATGCTCATTTGTCCAAGACTTAACGAATATAATGAAACTATAGATAATCATACTATTTATAATGATTCTTCTCAAGATAGTTTCCCATTTTATGAATATGAATATACACTTAATGAAAATTCAAATGATCCTTTCTCTATAGATAGTGAAGTTAGAGAAGGTGACTTCCACTATAATTTAATGAATAGAAAAATAGGTAATCCAAATCATGATATAGATTCCGATTTCTCTGATAAAATTTTTGGAGATGAAATGCAATATCCAAATAATTTTCAAGTAGAAGTTAATCGTATCCTTAGAAGAATAGAATTTAGTGATCCTAATATTTTCAGATTTTTAGCAACTAAGGGAATTTCATATCCTATGGCTAGAAGGCTAGTTAGGAGAATAATAATTCTAACTCTTAGATATAGTAGAAGCAAGCTCTAAACAATATAAGAGGCTAAAATAGAAGGTTTTTAATCCTTTTATTTTAGCCTCTAATTTTTATAGGTTATATTGATTGCTTTTTAAAGCCACTTCCTTGAACCTCTGAAGCATCTATAATAGTTATAAATGCCGTTGGGTCTACATCTTCAACAATTCTTTTTACTCTCATCAGCTGCTTAAGTGGTACTATACAATATAATACTCTTTTTCTATCTCCAGTATAAGCACCTTCGCCGTAAAGGTATGTTACACCTCTACCTAAAGTACTCATTATTACAGATGATACTTCCGTTTCCTTTTCAGTAACTATAAATAGAAGTTTTTTTCTATCAAGACCATCAATTACTCTATCCATAAGAAGTGTTGTAATATACATTGCCATCAGGGTATATAGAATAATATCTATTCCACTTATAAATGCACCACAGCCAACTATAACAAGATTCATTACAAATGATAGTGTTGATACATTTATACCGGTTCTTTTTTTAAATACTACAGCTATAATATCTATTCCTCCAAGGGAACCTCCATACTTTAGAATTATCCCAAGTCCTACACCTGAAAGGGCCCCTGCATATACGCTAGATAAAATTATATCCTTCGTAAATATATGCTCTGATATTCCCTGTGTTAAAAGTAAGAAAACAGAATTAGATATCATTCCAAGTAAGCTATAAATTATGAAATCTTTATCAACTTCCTTAATACCAAATAAGAAAATCGGTATATTTATCAGAAGAATTAATATACCTGTTGGTATATTTGCTATATATTCTACAATAATAGCTATCCCTGTTACACCACCACTTAAAAGCTTATGTGGGATTATAAATGCATTTACTGCGATTGCTGAAATTAAACTACCGATTAGAATCATTATTATTCTAAGTATAAACTCTTTCTTTGTCTGCATATGTCTCCCCCCTTGCCATATACAAAGTTATTTTCCTGATATGTTCATCTCTTTAATTACTATACTAGGACTTCCATAGCCTCCTGCACCTGATGGTACACTTAGCTTAAAATCTGCTGCAACTTCTTCTACATCTTTTAATAAATTATAAAAGTTTCCTGATATAGTTATTTGCTCAACAGGACCTATAACTTTACCATTTTTAATTAGCTTTCCAAGGGCTGCTAATGAAAAGTCCCCTGAAACAGAATTTGCGCCTGAATGTAATCCTTGAAGTTCTGTTATAAGTATTGTTTCATCAGAATCCTTAATTATATTATCTAAACTTCTTTCCCCTTTTTCAATATATAAATTTGTTGGTGATATATCTACAGGTGATTTATATGATGCTTTAAATCCATTACCAGTAGACTCTACTCCATCCTTTTTCGATGTTTTAATGTTATGTAAGTATGTTTTTAGAATTCCATTTTCAATTAATGTTTTCTTATAGGTTGCAACTCCTTCATCATCAAATGTACATTTTGAGCTACCCTCTTCTAAAAATGGATTATCTATTATATTTATTTTATCTGATGCTATTTTTTCACCTATTTTATTCTTAAGTAGTGATAATCCCTTATGTACTGCATCTGCTGAGAATACTGATGCAAATGTACTAAGGAAATCCGCTGCAGCATCATATCTTAAAATAATCTTATACTTTCCTGTTTTTGGAGTTGTTGCCCCTATTTTAGACACCGTCTCCTCTGTTGCTTCCTTAGCTATTTCTTCGAACTCTAAATCATTATAGGATTCGACCATTTTAAAGCTACTTCCACTTTTAACATCTTCTCCATCTTTAGCAACGAGACTAAGATATGCTATACATATTCCTGATGAATCCTCAAGGTCAAGTCCCTTAGTATTAATTATTCTTCTACTCCCCTTTGCTGTTTGAAGTATACAGTGTTGAACAGATTCAATTCTTTTGTCTATGCTAGACCCTAATTTTTCAAGATCTATAACATTTTTAATTTTTTTCTCAGTATCTACCTCTTTGTATTTACTCTCAAAAGGTTTATGATAATCTGAACTTCCTTCAAAAATAAATTCTTCACCTTTTATTTCAACTTCTTCAATATTATTCTTAGCTGAAATAACTAAATATTCAATGTCTTCCTCTTCAAATTTCTCTGTAAAGGAATAACCCATTTTACCATCAATAATACCTCTAAATGATAGTCCTCTTGAAGTATTAACACTATATGAATCAATTTCTTCACTATAAACTTTTACTTCAAAGCTATCACTATCAACATAGTATATTTCCATTTCTTCAAATCCTAATTCTTTTCCCTTTGAAAATAACTTATTTGAAAAATCCTTAATATTCATACTATCACCTCTACTTTCCGCCACCTACTGTTATATTCTTAACTCTTATTGTAGGTTGACCTACATTTGTAGGAATGCTTCCACTTATAGAACCACACATTCCCTGTCCCATAGAAAGATTATTACCTATCATATCTATATCCATTAGTACTTGGGAACCCTTACCTATTAATGTTGCACCTCTAACAGGTCTATCTATCTTTCCATCTTTTATAAGGTATCCCTCAAGTACGCTAAAGTTAAATTCACCAGTTACAGGATTTACTGAGCCTCCCCCCATGTATTTTGCATATATACCCTCATTTGTTGCGGATATAATCTCCTCTTGAGTGCTTTTACCTGGAGCTATAAATGTATTTGTCATTCTTGAGGTTGGAGCATATTTATAACTTTGTCTTCTTGAGTTCCCTGTAGCCTCCATACCCATTCTTCTGCCATTTAACTTATCTATCATATATCCCTTTAACACACCATTTTCTATTAGTATATTTCTTCTTCCTTTATTTCCTTCATCATCTATACTAATTGATCCCCATTCATTTGGAATTGATCCATCATCAATCGCAGTAAGAATAGGTGATGCTATTTTTTCTCCTAATTTACCTGAAAAAACAGAGTGCCCCTTTGCAACTGATGTTGCTTCTAGGGAGTGTCCACATGCCTCATGGAATATAACTCCTCCGAAACCATTATCTATTACTACATCCATATTACCTGATGGACATTTATCAGCATGAAGCATTGTAAGAGCTATTCTTGATGCTTCCTTTGCATACCACTCAACATCAGTATGATCAAAAAACTCAAAGCCCATTGACTTTCCTGGTCCAAAGAACCCTGTTTGATTCTCAACTCCATCTGATGCAACAGATTGAATAGCTATTCTGGTTCTACATCTTCTATCATTTGTTATTAATCCCTCTGAGTTTGCTATATATACTTTTTTATCATTATCAGCGTACCTAGCTGTAACTTGAACTATTTCACTTGAATAATCCTTTGCTGCCTTATATGCTTCTTTTATTTTGTCTACTTTCTTCCCAATTACAATATCCTCTGGCAAATGAATTATCGGATTAATATTATTGTTATTTCTTATAACTAGGTCTTTTAAATCTGCTCCACTTCCTTTAATAGCACTTGCAGCATCCCTTGCACATTTTAATAAGCCTTCTCTAGTAACATTATTAGTATGCACATAAACGGATTTTAGACCTGAAAAAATTCTAATACCTGCTCCAAATGTTTTTCCTGATAGAACATCCTCTACCTTACCATTTGTTATTACCGCTGTGTTTATTTTCTCTTCTTCTATGTATATTTCCCCAAAGTCTGCACCTGTACTTAATGCTTCTTTTAGTATTTCATGACTTAAATCCTTTTCTATCATTACCACACCTCCATAATAAAATAATAATATTAAGACTATATTAAGTTAATATTATATATATAGATAAATTAACCTTCCTAATATATTATTTTCATTTATTTAAAATCATAAACTTAAATTCCATAATTTATTTAACATTTATTTTATCATATTATATCAAATAATTGTGTTAAGTATTCATCGACTAATAACACTTTATATTATAAAATAATTCTAACAAATATTCACTGGAGGAGATAATATGTGGAAAGTTTACACAAAAACAGGAGACAGTGGGTTAACCTCAACTGCTAAAAATACAAGGATACCTAAAGACAGTATTTTAATTGAACTTCAAGGAGGCATAGATGAAATTAATGCTAGCATTGGATATTTAAGAAGTCTTATTTATCCTAAGAATAATTTTCATAGCATAGATAAAGAATTAAAAGAAATACAACATACTATATTTCTTCTTGGAAGTGAAGTCTCTTTTAATTTAGAAAAGACATTTGTTAACAGTGAACATATTTCTTTTTTA containing:
- a CDS encoding TldD/PmbA family protein: MNIKDFSNKLFSKGKELGFEEMEIYYVDSDSFEVKVYSEEIDSYSVNTSRGLSFRGIIDGKMGYSFTEKFEEEDIEYLVISAKNNIEEVEIKGEEFIFEGSSDYHKPFESKYKEVDTEKKIKNVIDLEKLGSSIDKRIESVQHCILQTAKGSRRIINTKGLDLEDSSGICIAYLSLVAKDGEDVKSGSSFKMVESYNDLEFEEIAKEATEETVSKIGATTPKTGKYKIILRYDAAADFLSTFASVFSADAVHKGLSLLKNKIGEKIASDKINIIDNPFLEEGSSKCTFDDEGVATYKKTLIENGILKTYLHNIKTSKKDGVESTGNGFKASYKSPVDISPTNLYIEKGERSLDNIIKDSDETILITELQGLHSGANSVSGDFSLAALGKLIKNGKVIGPVEQITISGNFYNLLKDVEEVAADFKLSVPSGAGGYGSPSIVIKEMNISGK
- a CDS encoding YitT family protein; this encodes MQTKKEFILRIIMILIGSLISAIAVNAFIIPHKLLSGGVTGIAIIVEYIANIPTGILILLINIPIFLFGIKEVDKDFIIYSLLGMISNSVFLLLTQGISEHIFTKDIILSSVYAGALSGVGLGIILKYGGSLGGIDIIAVVFKKRTGINVSTLSFVMNLVIVGCGAFISGIDIILYTLMAMYITTLLMDRVIDGLDRKKLLFIVTEKETEVSSVIMSTLGRGVTYLYGEGAYTGDRKRVLYCIVPLKQLMRVKRIVEDVDPTAFITIIDASEVQGSGFKKQSI
- a CDS encoding methyl-accepting chemotaxis protein, with protein sequence MGKLKLASKLSIISGTIFLISVFIISILVLNTVKQSSYKQSLIIANEVSSGYSKEIKAQMESSNYVTRQIRDTIELYQIDGKATRENVVEIIKANLKNSSSLVGAYACYEPNAFDGKDKEYINKPGYDKTGRLVPYVSKTKSGTEVSTLTDYESTDQNNYYQIAKRTKKPFIMEPIQYDIDGEKTWIVAIVLPIIDNNGVFKGVIGADISLSSMQNVTQNARPFNGYTYTLSEKGIIASHGFNKDFIGKNVTDVNKGIDSSIFSLIHEGKAFSKEIDSSVTNTKMLNVYKPIIISGIDTKWSFCASIPVDNIYSEYYSLLKKIITSTIIITLLVVLITMFFMRKASKPLVDLSSYIEIIANADFTQKVADNIFYKKDEIGIIANSVVKMRESIRSLIEDVSNEADALKSVVADANYNMNLLRDNVESVSSTTQQLSATIEETATSAEEMNSSSLEIEKSIEEVAKRSEEGVQVAREISGRAIDLREDFKVSKEEGEKVFISTKAKLEKALKESEAVNEIKVLSDSIMEITAQTNLLALNAAIEAARAGEAGRGFSVVANEIRNLAESSKNTVEEIQVITEKVTKSVEHLVGSSKTMLDYMEQNVRGDYDKMLLATEKYSSDATTVEKIVSDFGYASENVLDSIKGMVNVIEGVTAAVNEGAAGATNISERNLDILEENNHVKESFDEILNLSDTIKDKISKFKI
- the sdaAA gene encoding L-serine ammonia-lyase, iron-sulfur-dependent, subunit alpha, producing the protein MYTTGKELLEMTKEKNCKISDLVLEYEAKLHSLTTDEINEKMKNNLHIMVESANKGLNEAVKSVSGLIGGDAKRTHDYATKKTLCGETINKAMARALSCSEVNAAMGKIVAAPTAGSCGILPAAVITAAEVLGASEEDMVRALFTASGIGQIIVRNATVAGAEGGCQAECGSAAAMSAAAIVEMAGGTPEMSFNAACIAIKNVLGLVCDPIAGLVEAPCAKRNSSGVVNALTSADLALAGVKSIVPFDEVVEAMYEVGKALPHTLRETALGGMAATPTGIKLRKEILGE
- a CDS encoding cob(I)yrinic acid a,c-diamide adenosyltransferase, which codes for MWKVYTKTGDSGLTSTAKNTRIPKDSILIELQGGIDEINASIGYLRSLIYPKNNFHSIDKELKEIQHTIFLLGSEVSFNLEKTFVNSEHISFLENRIDFMTNISPELNSFIYCSGTTESTYSHVIRTIIRRVERCFVTVLRELNQNTYPHSYMYVNRLSDYFFALGRYINSIDGFLEEPLTI
- a CDS encoding TldD/PmbA family protein, whose product is MIEKDLSHEILKEALSTGADFGEIYIEEEKINTAVITNGKVEDVLSGKTFGAGIRIFSGLKSVYVHTNNVTREGLLKCARDAASAIKGSGADLKDLVIRNNNNINPIIHLPEDIVIGKKVDKIKEAYKAAKDYSSEIVQVTARYADNDKKVYIANSEGLITNDRRCRTRIAIQSVASDGVENQTGFFGPGKSMGFEFFDHTDVEWYAKEASRIALTMLHADKCPSGNMDVVIDNGFGGVIFHEACGHSLEATSVAKGHSVFSGKLGEKIASPILTAIDDGSIPNEWGSISIDDEGNKGRRNILIENGVLKGYMIDKLNGRRMGMEATGNSRRQSYKYAPTSRMTNTFIAPGKSTQEEIISATNEGIYAKYMGGGSVNPVTGEFNFSVLEGYLIKDGKIDRPVRGATLIGKGSQVLMDIDMIGNNLSMGQGMCGSISGSIPTNVGQPTIRVKNITVGGGK